The genomic interval TAAACCCGAAAGACCCGGAAGCCCGCTACAACCGCGGACTCGCCTTCAACACCGTCGGCAAATTTCCGGAGGCGATTGAGGACATGAAAATCGCATCCCGGTCGGGGCATGAAGGCGCGCGGGAGTTTTTGGCAAAACAGGGGATAGCCTGGTAAATTACGTTTAATTCGCGCATCGGCCCGCCGGGCCGCGCCCCGGACGGCGAACCGCCCCTCCTACTCCCCTTCCGAATATTTGTGAAGTTTCACCTCGACCTTGTCCTCAAGGGAATCGTAATACTCTTTCAGTATCTCCAACACCTCAGGCCTGCTGAATTCCGCCGAGACCGGCTCGCCGTCCGACAGCATTTTGCGCAGCTTGGTGCCGCTCAACAGGATTCTGTCGTCCTTGCCGTGCGGGCAGGTGCGCATGGAGGCCATGCCGCCGCATTTCCGGCAGAAGAAGGTCCAGTCGATTTTCAGCGGCTGTATCAGCAGGGCGTTTTTGGGGATTTCGTCAAAGATTTTGTGCGCGTCGAACGGGCCGTAGTATTCGCCCACTCCCGCGTGGTCGCGTCCGATTATCAGGTGGGTGCAGCCGAAATTCTGGCGGAACAATGCGTGCAACAGCGCTTCGCGCGGCCCCGCATACCGCATATCCAGCGGGTATCCGCCCATGAGGTAGGTATTCGGCACGAAATATTTTTCCGTAAGGACGTTGATCGCCTTCACGCGGATGTGGGCGGGAATATCCCCCTCCTTCAGCTTTCCGACGAGTTGGTGGATGAAAACGCCGTCGCATATCTCGATGGCGATTTTGGCCAGATATTCGTGCGAGCGGTGCATCGGGTTTCTCAGTTGGAGGGCCGCCACCGTCTCCCACCCCTTTTCCATGAAAATCCGCCTGCTCTCCTCCGGCCGCATATACAGCCCCTTGAAGTTTTCGGGAAATCCCCCCTCGCTGAAGACCTTTACCGGCCCGCCCACATTCACCGGTTTTTGCGCCATGACGTTGGCGACGCCCGGATGCGCCTTATCGATAGTGCGGAAAACCTTTTCGCATTCGTACTCCAGGTCCGGCTCGTACATATCCTTGATAAGGATGCTTCCCATCAGCCCGCCGGTCTCATCGTCCACCAGCGCCGCTTCCGTGTTCTTCCGCAGCCCCTTCGCCTTCTCGCGCGAAACCGAAAGGGTGATCGGTATCGGCCAAAAAAGGCCGTCCGCCATTTTGTAATTGGCGCAAACCCCTTTCCAGTCGCGCTTCCCCATGAAACCGTGAAGCGGGGTAAACGCTCCTATTCCCATCATTATCAGGTCGCACGTTTCGCGCGAGGTCATGCGCAGTTGCGGCATCTTCTCCGCCTTGCCGCGCGCGGCCGCGAGTTTCGGGCCGCCGAGAAGCAGGGGCTTTAAATTTTTGGCGCCGTGGGGGGCTATGAGAGCGGACATGGTTTTACCTCCTCAACTGGTTTTGCCGTTTGACGCCGCGTAAATCATGGCGGCGGTGCGGTAGAGCATATGCGCGAACTTTGAGAACGGCAGATACGCGATAAGGAAAAAGACGAAAACAAGGTGCGTGAAATAGACCGGGTACGCCGCGGCGGGAATATCGGCGAGCCGGGCCGACTCCGCCAAAATGCCGGTTATGACGGCGGCGTATAGCGTCAAAATGAACGCCCAGTCCCGATACGAGGCTTTTCCCGTTTCCTCCGGCGCGGCCAGCCGCCGCGCGATGATGTAGCTCACGCCCGCGAACGCCGCCAGAGCGCCGGCGTTGCCGAGGAGCTTCACCGGGTCCCCCAGCGCCAGCGGGGTTTCCCTGCCGAGCAAATAGTGGTACAGCATCACGAGGTTTGTCGTGGCGAACAGCGCCAGAAATCCGAAGAAGGCCAGCAGGTGCCCGGTGTAGCGCGGCCTGTTTGTGCGGCATTGGGCGAACTTTTTGTGGAACAGGATGTCTTTGACGGCCCCAATAACCGCCGCCGCGTCCGGCGCTCCTTTTTCCGGATTGTTCCGCTTCATCCCCCCCCAGAATTTTTTAACGCCCAATGCCGAGGCGATAAGGGCGAAGAGCGCGGCGGGAATGAATATGGAATCGATGACCGCCAGCGGGAAGAAGCGCGAATAAACTATTTCCCCCTCCGGTATTGCAAGGCCGTTTGCATACAGCGCCGCAAGGAGCAGAACGGCGACGGGGAGGGCGAACAACGCCACGAGCGCGGCGGGGGATGAATGCATTCTTCCCAAAAACCCCGGCACGGCGTGTTCGGCAAATGAAAGATCGCGCACCGCCGCCAGCACTTCGGACGGTTTCGCGCCGCGCGGACAGTGCGCGGTGCAGTCGCCGCATTGGTGGCACAGCCAGACGTCCGGGTTATAAAACAGTTTGCCTTTCAGCCCCCACTGCGCCCAGATCATCTCCTTGCGCGGGAACGGCCTTTCGGATTGCGTCACATCGCAGACAACCGTGCAGGTGGCGCACTGAAAACATTTTTTCACGTCCTCTCCGCCCGCGCGTTTCAGCCGGGCGATGAACGCCAAATCCGGTTCCAGATATTCAGCCTGATCCATATATCACCTTAATCCGCGAATTCCTTGAACGGGTTCGGCCCCACCCGCTCGATGACCTTCATGAAATCGCCGATAATTCCCGGCAGCGCGTGCGCGTCGTTAATGGCGAGCGGGACGAAGCGTACCCGCTCCGGCTCCAGCGACATGCGCCCCAGCGTTTCCTCCAGCTTGGAGAGCCGCTCGGACGCAAGCTCGCTCCCCTTCATGTTGTGGCACTGGTATTCATCGCCGAATTTGCATCCGAAGAGCAGCACGCCGTCCAGCCCTTTGGCGAAAGCGTCGCTCAACCAGACCATGTTCAGCGAGCCGAGGCAGCGGAGGCCGATCACGCGGATGTGGGGGCTGAGCTTCAACCTGAGGTTCGCCGCCATGTCGAATGCGGGCATCGAATCGTTTTCGCAGGCGAGGATGAGGACGCGCGGCCTGTTTTCCTCCTCGCCGGGGACGCCAATCGCCTTTATCATCGCGCTGAACATATCCACGCTGTAATTCTTGAACGAGATGATCCTCTGCGGACAGGCCCCCATGCATGTTCCGCAACGCCGGCACCGCAGCGGATTCGGCCGCGGCGTCGATTTGGCGTCCTCGTCGTACATGCCATACGGGCACTCTTCCGTGCAGCGTTTGCATTGGGTACACCGCTCGAACGCTATTTCCGGGTAGCTGGTGTCGCCGGAGCGGGGGTGGGCCGATTTGCCGGCCGCCGCCAGGGTGATGCACTGTATCGCCTTCAGCGCCGCGCCCGCCGCGTCGGTCTGCGATTGCGCGGCATCCATGGGATGGCGCACCGTGCCCGCGGCGTAAATGCCGGTGCGGCGCGTTTCGTACGGGAAGCAGACGAAATGCGAATCGGGAAATCCGTAATTAAGTTCCGGAAGTTCCGGCCCCTGCCGGTAGGTGAGATTCAGCGCGCCGCCGTTTTTGGCGGCGCTCTCCATGCCGACGGCCAACACCGCCATATCCGCCCTCACGCGGACGGTTTCGCCCAGCAGCGTGTTTTTCACCGCGATCTCGACGCCGCCGCCCGCCGCGGCGGCAACGGATTCCACATCCCCCTTGGTCATAAACACGCCGTCGTCATCCTGCATTTTTTTGTAGAAGAACTCGTACTTTCCGGGGGTGCGCATATCCCGGTAGAAAATGTAAACCTTCGCGTCCGGGTTCTGCTCCCGGATATAGCGGGCCTGCTTCAGCGAGGTCATGCAGCAAAACGAGGAGCAATAGGGAAGATGCTTTTCATCGCGCGACCCCGCGCATTGGATGAAGGCTACGCTGGACGGCTCTTTCGAATCCGAAGGGCGGAGAATTTTCCCGGCGGCGGCGATTTCCTCGAACCGCGCGCTGGTGATGACGTTGTCAACCGTTCCGCCGCCGAGGTGCGCCAGTTTTGCAATATCGTATGGCTTGAACCCGGTCGCCTGGACGATTGCTCCGCACCTGACGGCCACATCTCCTTGCGGAGTTTCTATTTGCACGTCGAACTCGCCCGGCTGTCCCGATACGGAGCCGATTTCCGAAGAGAGGTATACCGTTATCGCTGGATGGTTGTTGACCTCGTCGGCCTTTGCCGCGATGCCTGTTTCCACCGGCTCCCATGCGCCGTCAACGGGAAAGCGTTTTTTCAGTTTTTGCAGGAAGCCGCCGAGAGCGGCCTCCTTTTCCACCAGCAGCACCCCCCGGCCGGCGTTCGCGGCGGCAAGGGCGGCGGTCATGCCGGTTATCCCGCCGCCGACCACCAATATTTTTTCATCCAGCGGCCGGATATACGGCTCCGGCTTTCCGGTCTTTTGCAGTTTTACGATCCCCATTTTGAGATAATCTTCCGCCAGCAGTTGGGTGTCGGCGTCGTTCGGCGCGGATACCCACACAGCCTCGCGCAGCGCGGTGCGCTCCACGATTACGTCTTTTCCGAAATCGAACCTGTCGACATAAACCCTGCCGGAGCAGGCGGCGATGAGAACGCGGTTTGTTCCTTCGGCAACTTCTTTACGCAGCATTTGCAGCCCGGCGTCGCCGCACAAAAACGGATGCCGCGCGGCATCCGGCAGGCCGAATTCCGCCGGTATTTTGGAAAGCTTGTCCACGTCCACCGACGCGCCGATATCGCAGCCGGTGCAGACATAAACCCGCATCGCGTTTCCTTGCGTCATGGCCGCCCCCCGTACACGGCTTTGAGGGCGGCGGCGGTGGCATCCATTATCGTTGAACTGACATCCTGCGGCAGCCGCGCGGTGCCGGCCGCATAAATCCCGCGGGCAAGACCTTCCGCGAAGAAGCCGTGCTCATCCGTTTTTAAACCGCCGACGCCATTGCGGGCGGACGGCTGCATGCCGGTGGCGATGACGAGCAGATCGGCCTTGTGCGTGATCTTCCTTCCCGCCAGCACATCCTCCGCCGTGATTATCACCCCGCCCGTTTCCGGGTCGTGCTCCGCCTTGGCGATCTTTCCCTTTATCAGCGTCACATTCGGATCGGCGGCGATTTTCTGATAAAACCGCTCATACTTCCCGGGGGTGCGGATGTCTATGTAATAGATGGAAATTTTGGCGTCCGGCGCGGCTTCGCGCACATAGGCCGCCTGCTTCAGCGAGGCGAGGCAGCAAACCGAGGAGCAATACGGCAGATGGTTTTCATCCCGCGATCCCGCGCACTGCGCGAAAACCACTTCGCGGATTTCCTTCCCGTCCGACGGGCGGAGGAGTTTCCCCTTTGTGGGGCCTTCCGGCGCGGCGAGCCGCTCCATCATGACGTTGCTTATCACGTTCGGCGATTGCCCATAGGAGAGGCCTTGCAGTTTCGCGCCGTTGTACGGCGCCCATCCGGTCGCCAAAACTATTGAATGCGCTTTCAACTCCAAAACGGTTTCCCGCGCGTCGAGGTCTATCGCGCCGTATTCGCAGACCTCCACGCACCTGTTGCATTGCTTTCCCCGGCACTCCTTCCGGCTTATGTTATACCGCTGCGGAAAGGCCATCGGGTGCGGCATGTAAATCGCCTTTGTTTTGCCCATGCCGTAGTTGTAATGGTCTTGCCGCTCGACGGGGCACGCTTCGGCGCATTTCCCGCACGCGGTGCAGTTGGCGTTCACCATTTGCGGCGGCAGCTTTACCCGCACGGTGAAATCGCCGTATTGACCGGAGATGTCCGCCACTTCCGCCCGCGCGTGAACGGTGATGTCCGGGTTTTCCCTGATGCGGCGGAAATTCAGTTCGAGGCCGCAATAGGGGGCGCAGAGCTTCGGGAAATATTTGTGCATCCGCGCGACCCTGCCGCCGAGGTGCGCCCGTTTTTCCAGCAGCACGGCTTTCGCGCCGCATTCGGCCGCTTCGACGGCGGCGGTAATACCGGCAATGCCGCCGCCGATCACCACTACCGGATATTTGGGGGTGGACGCCGCCATATAGCTCCGTGTTCCATTATTCTGATTTCAAAAAACCATCCCCTCCTTCGCAAGGAGGGGAAACAGGGGAGGTTTTTTAACCCCTCCCGCACCTCCCCTTGCAAAGGGGAGGATTTCATTTCTTTCCGGTATTACTCCACGTTTAACGCTCAATCAGTGCTAGTCCGGGATTATCTGCTTGTACTCGCGTTTGAAAACATCCCACTTGCCGGTCTTCGGGTCGTACTTCGAGTTCACGAAACAGCGCCAGTCCTGGTCGTTCAGCGCGAGAAAATCGCCGCGGTAGTAATAGCCGGGGTAGCGCGTCTCCTCCCTGAAATTGATGTGGCGGGCATGCGCCTCGGCCGCCCAGAGCCGGTGGTAGTTTTCCCACGCGCGCAGGAGTTCATGAAGATCGGCCGCTCCCAGCTTCGCGCTGTCCTCCTTCAGCAGTTCAAGGTGCTTCAGGCCCGCTTCCAGCATCGTCTTACTGGTCATATACCAGGTGGATATGCCGCCCACATACTCGTCCATGATTTTTTGCAGGCGCATCTGGAACATGTTGGGCTTGATGTAATTCGGGTTGACGTCCGGCGCGGTGCTGTAGTTCTTGTGCTGCGCGAAATTTTCCAGCGGCCGGTACACCTCGTACGCGAGATCGTCGGCGCTGGCGGCGACCGACGGCTTGTACCCGGCGTGATCCAGTATCCATGCGACCATCGATTTTCCGGCGATCCTCCCCTCCGCGTGCGAGCCGGAGGAAAACTTGTGGCCCGAAGCCCCCACGCCGTCGCCGGCCGTGAAAAGCCCGTTGACCGTCGTCATGCGGTTGTATCCCCAGCACCACTCCTTCGGCCCAAAGTCCTCCGGGCCGCTCACCCATACGCCCGCGCAACCGGCGTGCGAACCGAGAAGGTACGGTTCCGACGGCATGATCTCCGACGGCGTCTTCTCCGGCTCGATGTTATTGGCGGCCCAAACGCCGGCTTGGGCGATGGTCATGTCGAGGAAGTCCTCCCACGCCTCCGCCTCCAGATGCTTTATCTCCTTGGGCGTCATGGTCTGCGCCAGCTTTTGGAGGGCCGTGTGGGTATTCATCAGAATCGGCCCCTTGCCGAGCTTCATGTCCTCCATCATCATGTGGTTCCTGATGCAGGTGCCCAGCCGTTCCGCCCATTTGCCGTACAGTTTTTTGGCCGCCTCGAAGTGGGTGACGCAGTAGTCCTCGCCGAGCGAGTTGGTCGCCTTCGCCTTGAACAGCAGGAACCATGCGCCGACGGGGCCATAGCCGTCCTTGAACCGCGCCGGCACAAAGCGGTTTTCCATCATGGTCAGTTCCGCGCCGGCCTGCGCCATCATCGCGTAGGTGGATCCGGCGTTCCACACCGGGAACCACGCCCTTCCCTGGCCTTCGCCGGTGGAGCGGGTCTTGAACACGTTGACGCACCCGCCCGCGGCCGTCAACACGGCGTTCGCGCGGAATATGTATATCTTGTTTTCGCGCACGCTGAAGCCGACCGCCCCGGCGATGCGGTTTTCCTCTTTGTCGTCCATGAGAAGTTTCACGATAAAGACCCGTTCAAAGAGGTTCTGCGCCTCGCCGGTTTCCAGCCGGTTTTCCTCCAGCGCCTTTTTGGCGGCCTCGGCGACGATGACCTTGTACGATTCGCCGTTGATCATTATCTGCCACGGGCCGGACCGCACCGGTTTGCCGCCGTCGCGCAGCGATTTGCCTTTGTACGCGCCGTCGTGGGTCTTCCCCTCGTCGTCGGTTTTCCAGACGGGAAGCCCCCAGTCCTCGAAAAGGTGGACGCTGTCGTCCACATGCCTGCCGAGGTCGTACACGAGGTCTTCGCGGATGATTCCCATGAGGTCGCCGCGAACCATCTTCACGTAGTCCTCCGGCTTTTTCTCGCCGAGGTATGTGTTGATGGCCGAAAGCCCCATCGCCACCGCGCCGCTCCGGTCGGCGGCGGCCTTGTCGACCATGGTGATTTTTAATTTTTTCCCTTTGGCCCAGCGGCACGCCTCGTACACCGCCCCGCAGGATGCCATGCCGCCGCCTATGGCGAGGAAATCGGTTTCAACTTCGACAATCTCCGGCTTTTGGATATGCTTGAAATCGGCCATTTTGATTTCCCCTTTTTACTGTTTGCCCGGCACCGGCAGTTTCACGCCGCTTCCCTGATGGGTGAAAAAGCCTGGGTTTTTTATGTTTTTTAAATCGGCTTCCGGCAT from Nitrospinota bacterium carries:
- the qmoC gene encoding quinone-interacting membrane-bound oxidoreductase complex subunit QmoC; this translates as MDQAEYLEPDLAFIARLKRAGGEDVKKCFQCATCTVVCDVTQSERPFPRKEMIWAQWGLKGKLFYNPDVWLCHQCGDCTAHCPRGAKPSEVLAAVRDLSFAEHAVPGFLGRMHSSPAALVALFALPVAVLLLAALYANGLAIPEGEIVYSRFFPLAVIDSIFIPAALFALIASALGVKKFWGGMKRNNPEKGAPDAAAVIGAVKDILFHKKFAQCRTNRPRYTGHLLAFFGFLALFATTNLVMLYHYLLGRETPLALGDPVKLLGNAGALAAFAGVSYIIARRLAAPEETGKASYRDWAFILTLYAAVITGILAESARLADIPAAAYPVYFTHLVFVFFLIAYLPFSKFAHMLYRTAAMIYAASNGKTS
- a CDS encoding hydrogenase iron-sulfur subunit, producing MTQGNAMRVYVCTGCDIGASVDVDKLSKIPAEFGLPDAARHPFLCGDAGLQMLRKEVAEGTNRVLIAACSGRVYVDRFDFGKDVIVERTALREAVWVSAPNDADTQLLAEDYLKMGIVKLQKTGKPEPYIRPLDEKILVVGGGITGMTAALAAANAGRGVLLVEKEAALGGFLQKLKKRFPVDGAWEPVETGIAAKADEVNNHPAITVYLSSEIGSVSGQPGEFDVQIETPQGDVAVRCGAIVQATGFKPYDIAKLAHLGGGTVDNVITSARFEEIAAAGKILRPSDSKEPSSVAFIQCAGSRDEKHLPYCSSFCCMTSLKQARYIREQNPDAKVYIFYRDMRTPGKYEFFYKKMQDDDGVFMTKGDVESVAAAAGGGVEIAVKNTLLGETVRVRADMAVLAVGMESAAKNGGALNLTYRQGPELPELNYGFPDSHFVCFPYETRRTGIYAAGTVRHPMDAAQSQTDAAGAALKAIQCITLAAAGKSAHPRSGDTSYPEIAFERCTQCKRCTEECPYGMYDEDAKSTPRPNPLRCRRCGTCMGACPQRIISFKNYSVDMFSAMIKAIGVPGEEENRPRVLILACENDSMPAFDMAANLRLKLSPHIRVIGLRCLGSLNMVWLSDAFAKGLDGVLLFGCKFGDEYQCHNMKGSELASERLSKLEETLGRMSLEPERVRFVPLAINDAHALPGIIGDFMKVIERVGPNPFKEFAD
- a CDS encoding CoB--CoM heterodisulfide reductase iron-sulfur subunit A family protein; the protein is MAASTPKYPVVVIGGGIAGITAAVEAAECGAKAVLLEKRAHLGGRVARMHKYFPKLCAPYCGLELNFRRIRENPDITVHARAEVADISGQYGDFTVRVKLPPQMVNANCTACGKCAEACPVERQDHYNYGMGKTKAIYMPHPMAFPQRYNISRKECRGKQCNRCVEVCEYGAIDLDARETVLELKAHSIVLATGWAPYNGAKLQGLSYGQSPNVISNVMMERLAAPEGPTKGKLLRPSDGKEIREVVFAQCAGSRDENHLPYCSSVCCLASLKQAAYVREAAPDAKISIYYIDIRTPGKYERFYQKIAADPNVTLIKGKIAKAEHDPETGGVIITAEDVLAGRKITHKADLLVIATGMQPSARNGVGGLKTDEHGFFAEGLARGIYAAGTARLPQDVSSTIMDATAAALKAVYGGRP
- the sat gene encoding sulfate adenylyltransferase, producing MSALIAPHGAKNLKPLLLGGPKLAAARGKAEKMPQLRMTSRETCDLIMMGIGAFTPLHGFMGKRDWKGVCANYKMADGLFWPIPITLSVSREKAKGLRKNTEAALVDDETGGLMGSILIKDMYEPDLEYECEKVFRTIDKAHPGVANVMAQKPVNVGGPVKVFSEGGFPENFKGLYMRPEESRRIFMEKGWETVAALQLRNPMHRSHEYLAKIAIEICDGVFIHQLVGKLKEGDIPAHIRVKAINVLTEKYFVPNTYLMGGYPLDMRYAGPREALLHALFRQNFGCTHLIIGRDHAGVGEYYGPFDAHKIFDEIPKNALLIQPLKIDWTFFCRKCGGMASMRTCPHGKDDRILLSGTKLRKMLSDGEPVSAEFSRPEVLEILKEYYDSLEDKVEVKLHKYSEGE
- a CDS encoding adenylyl-sulfate reductase subunit alpha; this translates as MADFKHIQKPEIVEVETDFLAIGGGMASCGAVYEACRWAKGKKLKITMVDKAAADRSGAVAMGLSAINTYLGEKKPEDYVKMVRGDLMGIIREDLVYDLGRHVDDSVHLFEDWGLPVWKTDDEGKTHDGAYKGKSLRDGGKPVRSGPWQIMINGESYKVIVAEAAKKALEENRLETGEAQNLFERVFIVKLLMDDKEENRIAGAVGFSVRENKIYIFRANAVLTAAGGCVNVFKTRSTGEGQGRAWFPVWNAGSTYAMMAQAGAELTMMENRFVPARFKDGYGPVGAWFLLFKAKATNSLGEDYCVTHFEAAKKLYGKWAERLGTCIRNHMMMEDMKLGKGPILMNTHTALQKLAQTMTPKEIKHLEAEAWEDFLDMTIAQAGVWAANNIEPEKTPSEIMPSEPYLLGSHAGCAGVWVSGPEDFGPKEWCWGYNRMTTVNGLFTAGDGVGASGHKFSSGSHAEGRIAGKSMVAWILDHAGYKPSVAASADDLAYEVYRPLENFAQHKNYSTAPDVNPNYIKPNMFQMRLQKIMDEYVGGISTWYMTSKTMLEAGLKHLELLKEDSAKLGAADLHELLRAWENYHRLWAAEAHARHINFREETRYPGYYYRGDFLALNDQDWRCFVNSKYDPKTGKWDVFKREYKQIIPD